One Lepisosteus oculatus isolate fLepOcu1 chromosome 12, fLepOcu1.hap2, whole genome shotgun sequence genomic window, GCAGCATATGTCCAACCAGTCAACCACCGGAACTCATCCCTCAGTGACAGTGGGATGATAGACAATCTTGGTGACAGTGCTGATGAGGGAGCCAAGGAACTGGACCTCCTTGGAGAGTGGACAGGAGTTGTCCTGAATCCTACAAAACCATATGACAGCAATCCTTTCACACACCGATCCTCCACAAATCCATTTCTTAATGGAGCCTTGCAAACAGCCCTTGATCAGAACAGTGATAAGGCTGTGAAAAATACAGCAGTGGATTTGCTGTTTTTTGACTCCCTGGCTCCACCTGTCCCTGTTGCTGATTCTTCAAACACCAATAGTTTTACCAACAGCATTTTTGATATTACTCCCTGTAGCCCAAACCTAGAGATAAACCAACCACTCAGGAGGGACAACCCTTTCTTCAGGAGCAAACGCTCATACAGCTTGTCAGAGCTTTCCATCCTCCAGGCCCAGTCTGGTTCAACAGGAGCATCATGTGGTTTCTTCTCTGGCTTAAAGGCTCCTTCCCCTGAACAGTTTCAAAGCAGGGAGGACTTTAGGACTGCTTGGCTGAACCATAGGAAACTTGCAAGGTCTTGTCATGACTTGGATTCTCTGGGGCAGAATCCCGGCTGGGGACAGACACAGCCAGTGGAAACCAATATAGTTTGTAAGCTGGACAGTTCGGGGGGTGCTGTGCAGCTGCCAGACACCAGCATCAGTATTCATGTCCCTGAGGGCCATGTAGCACCTGGGGACACCCAGCAGATCTCTATGAAAGCTCTGCTTGATCCACCTCTGGAGCTCAACAATGACAAATACTCCACTGTGAGTCCTGTTGTTGAGATAAAGCTAAACAACATGGAGATCAAGACCTTCATAACCTTGGAAATGAAAGTGTCTGTGGATATAAAAAAGAATAGCAGTAAAACAGCAGAGATATTGTGTGTAAGAAGTGACTGCAAAGAAGGGCCTTATGCTCCTGTGCCCCAAGCATACATATATGGGGACACTGTGCAAGTTCAGCTGGACAATTTGGAGCCTTGTATGTATGTAGCTGTGATAGTACAAGCACAGCACGTCTCTCCCCCCATGACAGTCTGGGACCATGTTATTAAGAAAGTCACACTTGGTGTCTATGGACCTAAACACATTCACCCTTCCTTCAAAACTGTTGTGGCAATTTTTGGGCATGATTGTGCACCAAAAACCTTGTTAGTGAGTGAGGTTGGAAAGCAGGCACACAGCGCTCCACCAGTGGCTTTACAACTGTGGGGAAAGCACCAGTTTGTTTTGGGAAGACCACAGGACTTACAAATAGGCATGTACTCAAACATGTCTAATTACGAAGTCAAGGCAAATGAACAAGCTCGGATTGTACGCGGGTTTCAGATTAAGTTGGGAAAAGTAAGTCGGCTCATTTATGTGATTGCATCCCGTAATGCTGAAGACATTTCTGACTTCACTCTTCGGGTCCAAGTGAAAGATGACCAGGAATGCATTCTGGCACAATTTTGTGTGCAGACGCCTCAGCCACCACCTAAAACAGGTGTTCGGACTACTGGGCAAAGGAGATTCCTGAAGAAAAAGGAAATCGGGAAGATAATATTGTCTCCCCTGGCTGCCACAACCAAATATCCAGTATTTCAGGACCGTTGCATTAACAGCTTAAAATATGGCAAGCTACTAAAAACAGTAGTCAGACAAAACAAGAATCAGTACCTCTTAGAGTACAAGAAAGGAGATGTGATTGCTTTGCTGAGTGAGGAGAAAATCAAATTAAAGGGACAGTTATGGACCAAAGAGTGGTATATCGGGTACTATCAAGGAAAGACTGGGCTTGTCCATGCAAAAAATGTTCTGATTGTTGGAAAAATGAAACCTACTTTTTTCTGTGGACCTGATCTCACAACCTCAACCTTGTTGGAGCAGATCCTAAAGCCTTGCAAGTTCTTAACGTATATCTATGCTTCAGTGCGGACAATTCTGATGGAAAACATAGGGAGCTGGCGAGCATTCTCTGATGCTCTTGGCTACACCAATCTACCTTTGTCATACTTTTGCCGAGCAGATCTAGACAGTGAGCCAGAGAGAGTAGCTTCTGTACTAGAGAAGCTGAAGGAGGATTGCAATAATGCagacaacaaagaaaaaaagtcatttcaGAAGGAGCTCATGACCGTAAGTacaattgttttctgtttgctaAGTTATTCATGCCTATTCTATTTGCTAAGTTATTTGTTTCTTCAAAACATTTGAGGAAATATTTGACAgcagttattttaatatattgtggATATTTGAAGCACAACAGAATATTTCGGTGCTGCAGTCATTAACTGTGTAGCAGACAGCATATGTAACTAAGCTTATTTCACAGCTGCCTTTTAGCGATTTTCTGCTAAATTTATAAAACTGCGATTAAGGATATGACTTCAtccacaataaaataattagcaCAAGACTGTATAACATtatccagtaaaaaaaaataccttccaAATAGTTTGTTTGCCTTGTACCGTAAAAGGGTTGCAATGCAAGTGGTTaatcttccatttgctagtagTTGCAGTGCATGTTCTAATTGTGTCTCAAGTACTCCACAGTCTCAGGGTTTAGATGTGATCTGTTTGTGTAATCATGTTGGCTAACAGCTTGTTGGTAAGCTTCAGACAATGCAGGCTCTGCTTGTCATCTGATTAGATTTATATACTGAGAGGCGTTAATAACAAATGAGTATTGGAATTAATAGGTGGTGTTTTTATTAGTATAGAATACTCAGTATAGAATTCAGATCAAAGGAACTTTTTAAGGCTTTTTATAGCTTTGGTAAAAGAATAAACTATTTCTATTCTGAGCTATGAATAACAAGACAGAAACAACATTAAAGCTATTAAATAACCTTTTGGTTTGATTTGTAGAAAACTATTTTGTCCAGCATTACCAAGGCACACGAGtatttttttactctttctGCTGCGACCCTCTTTTCCTCTCAGCTACAGCTGTTTATATTACCaattcctttcagttaaatgtctGTTTTATTGCACTTCGGAATTTtaaaacagggaaaaaataGATGTACACATGGTTTAACATAGGACATTCAATTAACGTTTAGATTTTATCACTacagatgtttcatttttttctgaattaatcTTAGGATCCAATGTACAGCCTCCACTTAGAGTTGACAGTGCCTTATAGTCCTGGGATCACTGGTTCAGATCTACACTGTGTCATTGTCTGGTTGATATATACCACATGGGGCACCTCACAATTGTCCTAGAGTGCTAGTATTGGGTGGGATCTTACGTTAGTGAGTGTTTGCTGAATATGTCATTACACTGTGACCCCTGAAGactacagtgtacattttagaGGATTTTTGTATGTTGTTTCTATCCAGAACTGATGATAAGGTTGCTATGGTGAGTTGACCTGATTAACAGTTGGCACTCAAAATTACGgggttttaaaaacacaactagcaattatatatatttttaaaatgtgttgttaTATTACATTTCTCAGGTAATATAAAATAAGTgacttgtgtttttaaaaggtgaatgtccatttaaaaaatgatgtgaCATTCTGTACTGAAGCACAGAAATACATAGAGCAGAACATGTATGATCACTGAGTAAAAAATACCCCACAAGAAAACTAGTGCAGTTTATGAAAGCTATAATTTAATTCAAGTTATAAACAGAGTGGTTACAAGTATTTATAGATTTTAAAGTTGTATTGGTGTGGGAGAAATATAATTTAGGTAAGACCTGTTTAGGCACAGACCAGATGCATTTGCTTGTATGGAATTAAACACAGTCCTTTAATTTATGTGAAGTTATATTGCATGTGctattaaataaacattaactTTTTAAAGCCCAAAAGTGAAtaggatttttttgttttgtatagtCATTTAACTCTCACAGGTGCTAGCAGAGATTATAGCtgcatttaaatgtataatgGACACATAATTATTTAATGGGCAGTGTAGTGGAATCATCACAGCTAGTCCTGGGTTACATTCTGGACCTGGATATATTCTGTGGGGAGTCTGTAGCAGTTTGTCTGGGTTATCTCTGTGGAGATACCACCCACCTTCCAAAGATTCGCTGGCTAGTTTACTCTGTGTCTCTAATTTGTCCCTGTGCTTgtgcatacattttctgtgattgATTAGCAGTTTATTCAGCATGTAGTCCTGCCTTGTCCCTTGTGTATCCGTTTAAAGTTCAGGGGTGGACACAACCGTCACTTGAAATAACTGGCTTTTCTTAACAGATTGATGATCAGGTAGCCTTTAGATCTGTTGCCATTACTCTAGATCGGTTATCATTACTACATATATGGACAGATAAAAGCAGAAAATGAGTGTATTGTTTTTGTCTTGAACAGTGAGGATTCAGATCTAGCAAATTGCAACATTACCACTTTTTATCAGTTCTGATGAAGTCAGTGGGGTTTGTATTATGTGATTTACTCAGTGACTAGgcatatataaaattaatcagATTGATTTTTGTCGGGCCTTCATgctgaattaatttaaaaggtTCAGATTAtgggttttctttttatagaatTCCACCCCAAATTTCCTAAAGGCACTGCCCTTGTTTTCTAAAGGTTGTGCATTAAGTAAGGGCAAATTGATTTAAAGTTAAAGTTATGGCATTCTACAATTTCTACTAAAAGGAATCCTACAGCCGACAACCactggaaaaaaatctgaaatatttccAAATATTAATTACTGGTCCTTTTGTTTAGTGTCTTGTGTCTTTGGCACAAATAGAGGAACATCTACAAATTACCTTTTCATAGAAAATCCCtatggtttaaaataaaattgttgatGTAATAAATAGCTGATAAAAGCCATCCAAAAAGGTGTGAGATGAAAAATGACCTGGACAAGGGGCTCAAAGGCAATCGTGTATTAGGAAAAACGGgctgtaaataaatatttttagaacacTAAGCCATATCTGGATGGGTAATGAATAAAATCACACGAAAAGGCTTTATAgtttaacatttacagtatttgaattaAATAAAGGAACTCTGTAAGTTCCCAGAACAGAGCAGTAAtggaaaatattgaaatactgtGTTTGTTTCCAGTTTTCATTCTACCCTTAATGgtttaattgaactaattaaagtgtgtttttcagctgCATTTCTGCTCAGACTGAAGTTTATCTATAAAAACTGATACCCGTGATGAGGATTTTCCTACCCGTGCTTTTAAAGATTTGTCCTCACAGCTGTCTGTTGTTTTGATTACCTTGTGATAACCTTTTTCTTTGCTAATTGATATTTGCCATTGTTTGTATCCCAGCTTCATGTAAATGGACTGAGTAAAAATTGGCTGATCACTCCCTGTGCCCTTTGAAATTGGTGTGTTATTGGTGCCTAGTCCtacttttgaaaaagcaaaggaaaaacagGCAGATGCTGTTTTGGGGCAACAAATGGATGTATAATTCAAGTCCTGAGTTCCACTCCTGAACTTTTacccacatttaaaaaaaatggaattaacATTTggaatttagtttttaaaaagtataatcTTCGTGATGATTGAAATAAATACCAAATTTTGCAATATCAAGCATAAAGAAATGTGCTTTAGGGATCTCCCTCCTTCgatataaactttatttttttccagttattGATCTATAATCATGCGATTCTCTGTACAAAAGGTACAAAAAGGCATCATGAATGAAACAAGagacacaaagaaaacattaacTGTAAACACAATTATCCTGACTATGCAAAAATCACCTAATTTCTTATTACACAGTATTAATATTCATATTCAGAATTGGATCAGAATTGATGTGTTACCCATTTCACCATTCCCTGTGGATCAATTGTTTaacatttattcaatttttagaATACCACTAACAACTGGACAGTAACATCAGTCAGtgatgatatatacagtaatttaagtGGACTGGAGTACATTAAGTTAACTCTTGAAAATCTAGTTTTGCCTTAATGCTCAGTTATAAGGGAACATAActagatagaaacgaagaacaGAGAAGCAGACATGATGCACGGTGATGATATTTGTCCCTTGTTGTCAGTAATGACCATGACTAGCTGATTTCCATTAGTTCAGCTTGTGCATTTTTATGTAAGTCTTTATTTATGCAAGAAATGGTTTAATATGCACAGGATATTGTATATGATTCTAGTTTGACCTTGCCTTTTCTGTACCTTTGATGTATTAACATAATCTGGTCTGTCACTTCACCCTTTGCTAATTAATGATAATTAGTAACATAATCTTGAAAGCTCATCAACAAATTTCTGTGGCATCAGATACACAAAAGGAACCACGTTCATCAGTGTTCAAAAAGCTATCTCCCTAAACTAACAGATTTAAATTCTAGCTTTACATTGGAGATTTTCTGTAATCgaataacataaaaatataagcTTGGTTCATACACACTGTTCCTTTTAATGAACTTGTgtaattttaaaagaatgaGGATGGTTATAAATACTGAAAGTTCCATGAAGTGGGTCAGaattatattttctgtaaaaattgGCCCTAATCTgaatgtgtgcgtgtttgtgtctgttggactggtgccctgtccagggtgcatccAGTCGTGCCCCCaatgcttcctgggataggctgcaggacacagtgaccctgaattggataagcggttcttgaaagtgatgtgatgttGTGATGTCGCAGATGAAAGAGGCTTATCTTATCACTCACTTCGACCCTCAGGCATCTAGGCTTAGTCAGATTTCTACAGCAGAGGTAAATGCTGAACATGTTTGTTAAATTACACTGGTGTCCAAAGCAGTACTATTCAGAATGTGCTTTGTGAATCATTAACAAATATTGTATTCTAGAACAATTAATAGCAGGttctctaaagctgaagcactTTAGTATTGTACTGCACCGATACTGTGTGAATGTAACACTTATTATTAAAAGCTGGATTTCTGAATCAAGTGCATATCaccaatacatttattttttaccagTTCCTATTTACTTCAGCCTAAAATTGCATACATATCACATGGAAATACCCATTTCTTCGATGCTActgagttatttttttcttcaatgctgaatcttttgtttgttttcgaAAAGCTGTTTTTGACTTAAAgtgtattatgtacagtatatacagtatttgcacaaAAGGATTAAACAGATTATGAGTTTGTCCATGTTAATGACTCTTAGTCCTGTGATTTGGTAGAATCACTGTACATCCATTTTTGAATggactatgtttttttttcatttttgtaatagTTCATTCATTTTTGTTGAAGGAACATGTATTGCGTACTGTGGCCTATTCGATCAAACGTTACACTTtacacttcatttaaaaacttttcaaaTATGCAATTACTGTCCATCTGTAGTTTTAGATTTGCATAATTCCATCTCGCCCAGTTCCTATAAATGACAAAAttcataaacttttttttcaaaaggtgggagattaaatttaaattaattggagatttaaacaaatcctaatataagaaataggaaaaaaaggtttgaaTCATACATATTTGTACATTAATGTAAGTGACTTATATTTTACAGTCCTTGACTGTTTTGACCATGTCAGTTTTAGCTTCTTTGTTCCTCACCACAATTTACGAGTCTGTGGAAAATTGAAATCTTCTAATACTATAGTGTCTCCTCTGCTACATATCTTCCTGATCTCATACAGTAAGCTGCTTACTTTCTGCATCAGGTGGTCTTCAGCATACACCTGTTGTTAAGCCCTTAGAATCTAGCCCTTAGTTTCCCATGTTAATCCATATAGATTGTAAAATTCCTGTGCACTTTTGCTTCAATTCTTTAACTTTCAGGTTATGTCTCACATATAGTCTTACACAACCACcccttctattttttaaaaaaaatgtgtgtaatttaattttgaataatTGTTCCCCAAGCTATGTTTCAATTCTTACTGTAATGCAATAGTAACTTGCGCTCTTGTAGTGAAttccttatttttttagaaaataatatcggctattacttttaaaatagaatCTGATGAATGCATAAATAAGACCTGAGAGCTAACATAAGAGATAGATGGAAACCCAGCATTTACAAGACAGTTATAAAAATCAGTGGAGAATTTCTTATAATTTATGTCAATTTGTAGCCTAACTATACATGGCATTCTAATATATACACAAGACAGTAATGGTAAGTGTacaaagtgtatttaaaaaaatgtaaaaggcaACAAAAATAACCTATACCACACAGATCAGCTAAACCAAACTATGAGAGTGAAAACATAAATATGAATTAGAGTTGTTTTACTTTAAAAGGTTATTGCTTCTGACTGACTGCCCTTTAGGTAAAGAACTTCATACTCGTGTATGACAGCAAAGGGTATGTTTAGAATTGTATTTTAGCACCATGGTAGCTGTTTGATTTATGACTGGTACACCATTGCATCTCATTTATTAATTGTTTGATGTACTTGAATATTGCCTGGAATGCCTCTTCAGTCTGCTCAACACAAAGAAAGCAAATTGAGAACATTTAATCCTGGTATTGCTAAAAGGAAAGAACGTTTGATTATGCACATAACCTGCGCTTGTTCCTGGGAGAGCATTGAAAATTCAAGTAAAACATAAATCTGGACATCAGTGACTGTCATTTATTCAGCCTGCATTTTTACCTAAGTTCATTTACAACTTCTTACGTTGTCTGAAAATGGCTTACTAAACAATCACTAGTGATGAAAAATTAGCACGTGAAGCAAACGCTGCAAAGCTTACAATGATGAATCGACAGTTTAGTCCATTTTGAGGTTTCATGAGATGTCGTATGCAGTGTATTTTGTCAAAAATATATTCTCAGGGCCAGTTAGTCCTCTACCAAATTGACTTTAGTCTGCTGTAGTTGTGTTCTTTGATAATGCTTGAGATATCTTTTTAGATtaacttcattttcttttggcCCCTTGCTGTTTTAGAGGAGGTAGTTATTATCTTTAAATTCAGAAGAATTAAGAATATATATTTGACATATAGGGTTAGTTGTATAAGCCTATAGATTTATCACAGGAGCATTTGCAGAGGTTCTGAATGCTGTGAAATTTATTGCTAATATAAAATCCAATTTACCTCATAGGTGTCCCCTCATACAAAAGCAAGGAGCTTTCacttctgtttttctcttttccatTTATGAGTGGCCAGAGAGGTCACTTTGACATCTATTTCAGTTGAGGTGGAATATTTCAAACGGTCTTCAGCTTCATCATAGATAAGAGCAATCTAAACagaatacaataaataatagcTCAAATAAAATGCCACTGTAACACGGATCTAAATAAGACATTGAACTTAGCTTGTAACTTCGGCTGCAGTGACTCCATTGCATTTAATATgagcatttatttatacatagtttttacatttattaatttaaaggaTTCAGCTGATCCATATTTATTAGCATATCACGTGGAAGAACTGGtaataaaatcaaaattttGTGCTTATGGCTgtgaaaaatattcaaaaatctACAGGAAACAGAAAAGGTGAAGTGACAGAAACTCTGAAGTAGCACTAATGAAGTAAAATCTGAGCAGTTTCTATTGGCAAGACAATTGATGATCTTTCAGTTGCTCTGTGACGCTGATTCATGGCaagtgcatgtttttttatgttgaaGGAGGAAATTTTTAATGAGGTATTATCACTAAAATTCATGGTTGTTTAAAAACTAACCTTATTACTAGCTTAGCACTTTACTATGATTTTATTGCCTTCTAGAGgagacaaaatgttaaaaatgctacatcaaACACATAGTATACCATACAAAACTTGGCAGTTATAATAGCAGTTCTGTGGTGAAAAACGTGAAATCAAGACAGCTGGTTAACACTGAGCTAAGAATTGCTCAAGCTATTTAAGGAACTATGAGTAACTGTAGTATTTTTTTATACTTACAGGATTTTTATTATGATAGACTTAAGTGTTTGCTTATTATTGGTTAAAAGAATTAACAGGAAAGGTAGGTAGCCAAGGTCCCATTGCATGACTTAAGTGGCCCCAGAACTGTCTCTTGAATATCAAACAGTACATTTACAGATATCAGGGAATAATTTAACATTGTCACATGTGTTGCCATGGTAATTTTCATTCTTTAATTCAAATTATGCATTCTTTTCAAACAGTTTGGCCATTATTCATAACACATCTCCAGTTATGAATCAGCTCTGTTTACTGACCTGTCCCCTGTCCTGCACAGGAAGAGAGAGGACCTGTTCTTGTAGTCCTTCAACATGCCCATCTATTGATCACTTGACACACTGCAAGCTGTAGTAGAGTAAGCATAGAATGGCAGACTAGTATTTTTCTTGATGAAATCATTTATAGCATAAGGATGCACTATAGATTCTGGGAATGTTATTTTCCAAGCCAAGGAATCCCTGACCAACTCAAACTCGCTGCAACTACTAGGTTAATCCAGGTTACAGTCACTTAATGACAGCTCCAACCATTGATCACAGCACTACAGGGCTTTAACTGCATTCTAACCAAAAACCTTTACTGGGTACTTATTTTATAGACTTCAAATTTTGAAAGGTTATCAATGAAAATGTGATTTGGACTTGCATTACTTGAACATTTGAGGCAACATAATCatttatacaaaacattttttaccaaATGTTTGGATATTTTGATGTTTATATGTTTTGGTTTTAACTGAGagatatttctaaaatattaaacTGTCCCTATAATTTGTAATGTTAAAAGTTTAGAGCTCTAACCTGGTTAGAGCTTTTGCTCTCATGAATCTAAGTGAATCTCAGAACTTTCTTTTTGACAACCCACACCATTAATGTTTTTGACCTTCTGAATTTAAATTAGAAACGGTAGTGGCCTATATGTAGAGTATGGacaattgttttttacattaaaaaacatgtcTCTTCATGACTCTTGGTTTATAAACCAATCACTTAAATTTATCACAAAAGATAtactatgtttatgttccatAGAAAAATGACAGACTGAAGTTTAATCATACCAGTTTATTTAGCTTTGTCCAtagcaaattatatttttgtccatttatacagctggacaCTTCAGTGGATCAATTTTAAGTGCACTACTTTCCCCGAGGATACAACAGCATCCCCAGTTCAGAATATGTCCCTAAATCCTTCTAGTTACAGGCCCAGAGACCATATTCTACTCCCCTTTTGTATGGGTGTCTGTTGTGTAAATCACCTTCgagttattatatttataaagacTATTGGGTCAGGGAAACCTGGTTATCTGTTAAGTAAATAAGCACCTTAATCCCCAATCCTTTCTGCACATCATATGCAGTAGGTCAAGACTGATGATGATGGATGGCtggtgttcagagacagataATGTGTCTGAATACACTTTTGCATAAGAATGCACAAAATGTATTGAGTCGTATTATAATCCGTTATTAGCATGTTCTACTATAGCCTTCCGAAAACCttggaattttaattttagtaaGTTGTTCTGATACATAGTACAAGGCAAGTTCCTATAAAGTTTGATGAATTCAGTTGTGACATTCTGATACTACATCGATTATACAACAAATGCTGTTCTAGTTGGCTGGaggcatttttatattttggagaATGCAGGTCACATTGTTACTACAGTTCTCCTTTCTCTGGGAGAATTCATTCTCAGACTTATCTGTCAGCTGTGACAGATGGCAAAAATGTGGCCTACACAGAAAGGCAACCatgcagaatttatttttagtcTTTTTGACAGCAATAATGAGAAGCCTGACTCGGCACTTTGAGGTCATTAGCAAGGCCCCACGTGGTTCAGATTGACAACTGCAGAAACCCTGTGATATTTCCTCTTTCAGACATAAGTAACAGCAATGAGTGTCTTCAGATTCAGTACAGTAATTCATACATAAATACTGGAAGATATTaagaaaaggaaacacaaaCCACATTCGCGTTATTTTCTTATAATTCAGTGGTATAACACCTATGCACTTTGTTGTCAAGGtactgctgtgtttttcttgCACAGAACATGTAAAGTCTAAATTAATTTGGATCATAACTGCAATGTACTCTGTTTCCTTCCAAATgggatttgtttaaaatgttttgatagCATAGGTATTCATCCCCTGCATTCAATACTTGGAAGCATACTTGACAGCTACAAATCCTTTGAAATATGTATCTGCCAACCTTGCACACTGGGTTGATTCTTCTTTGTAAGCTTGTATCAGTATGTGTCAAGATGGTGGTCACTCCATTGTAGTTTTAGCtatgtgctttgggtcatttaCTTGCTGAGAGGTAAATTTCCTGACTTATGGTGAATGTCGTCCTAGTTTTAGGTTTATGTATCTGCTTTGGCAAACTGAATGAACTTTGCTTGATCCATTTTCCCCCCACCAATCTCAGAAAGCTTCCACTCCCTACAGATGAGATTTTACCTTGTAATACCTTGTAAACCATTATTATTGCACACAAGCAGAGGGCAAATAACTATGTGACAATGTAACTTTTTGTGTACCTCAACTAATTTAGGTTTTTCATAGCAACTAGGTGATTACTAAGATGTTTACTTGCAATAAACATCAtagggttttatttttctttgcagttttgtctgataattattttttttcccatgcatGTGTTCATGttttgagcattcaggttttaaTTGTAAATTTTCACTTGAAAAAATGTGTCTACACATCTTCTACATGTCTATCTTTTGTAATTCTACATCACTGGATCACTTTTGGAAGGGGAAGAATACTTCTGCAAGGCAGcatatattattaatttgattatatttttcttttttgagctCATTGTAATATCTCAAAAGAAAtagaaatgcttt contains:
- the sh3bp4a gene encoding SH3 domain-binding protein 4-A, with product MAAHRIRATNNNNVLPRCKSEGTLIDLSDGVSEPNFTDVKVPSPSALRLDNSSSFGTAREVVAIKDYCPTSFTTLKFSKGDRLFVLDTSGGEWWYAHNNTEMGYIPAAYVQPVNHRNSSLSDSGMIDNLGDSADEGAKELDLLGEWTGVVLNPTKPYDSNPFTHRSSTNPFLNGALQTALDQNSDKAVKNTAVDLLFFDSLAPPVPVADSSNTNSFTNSIFDITPCSPNLEINQPLRRDNPFFRSKRSYSLSELSILQAQSGSTGASCGFFSGLKAPSPEQFQSREDFRTAWLNHRKLARSCHDLDSLGQNPGWGQTQPVETNIVCKLDSSGGAVQLPDTSISIHVPEGHVAPGDTQQISMKALLDPPLELNNDKYSTVSPVVEIKLNNMEIKTFITLEMKVSVDIKKNSSKTAEILCVRSDCKEGPYAPVPQAYIYGDTVQVQLDNLEPCMYVAVIVQAQHVSPPMTVWDHVIKKVTLGVYGPKHIHPSFKTVVAIFGHDCAPKTLLVSEVGKQAHSAPPVALQLWGKHQFVLGRPQDLQIGMYSNMSNYEVKANEQARIVRGFQIKLGKVSRLIYVIASRNAEDISDFTLRVQVKDDQECILAQFCVQTPQPPPKTGVRTTGQRRFLKKKEIGKIILSPLAATTKYPVFQDRCINSLKYGKLLKTVVRQNKNQYLLEYKKGDVIALLSEEKIKLKGQLWTKEWYIGYYQGKTGLVHAKNVLIVGKMKPTFFCGPDLTTSTLLEQILKPCKFLTYIYASVRTILMENIGSWRAFSDALGYTNLPLSYFCRADLDSEPERVASVLEKLKEDCNNADNKEKKSFQKELMTALLKMDCQGLVARLIQDFVLLTTAVEIAGRWRELAEKLAKVSKQQMDAYEAPHRDKNGVVDSEAMWKPAYDFLLTWAAQIGDSYRDVIQELHLGLDKMKNPITKRWKHLTGTLILVNCLDTLRASAFSPSTQDDFAI